One window from the genome of Fulvivirga lutea encodes:
- a CDS encoding PorP/SprF family type IX secretion system membrane protein: MNKFFKVVVFVFLTCTGAQSQQLRPVQSLYMFDLLLINPAYAGSQVQLSATSIYRNQWVNLEGAPQTFTASMQSSLLNNRMGLGLVLGKDVLGVHENYNIFASYAYKIPMYGGASLSMGLQAGFDLIQSDFTRTTVPTASGASGAPGSSDPYYLATSAANPNFGMGLFYTNRVFYAGISVPYILENDIIQDVESGQLTTESVKNTRNYYVHGGTTFQTDPNFKILASTLVRFQDGAPLSFDVNALGVIKETVGLGMGYRLVEGLIFMFELKVNENFHVGYAYDKTVSTIGRVSSGSHEIMLNYRIKIQRWHQGLECPSYF; this comes from the coding sequence ATGAATAAATTTTTTAAAGTAGTTGTATTCGTTTTCTTGACTTGCACTGGGGCTCAGTCTCAGCAGCTAAGGCCAGTACAGAGCTTATACATGTTCGATCTGTTATTAATTAATCCAGCTTATGCAGGTAGCCAGGTACAGTTAAGCGCAACTTCTATTTATAGAAACCAATGGGTGAACTTGGAAGGAGCACCTCAGACTTTTACAGCTTCTATGCAGTCGAGTTTATTAAATAATAGAATGGGGCTTGGTTTGGTCTTGGGTAAAGATGTACTTGGTGTACATGAGAACTACAATATATTTGCGAGCTATGCTTACAAAATACCAATGTACGGTGGTGCAAGCTTGTCAATGGGTTTGCAAGCTGGTTTTGACTTAATTCAATCTGATTTTACGAGAACCACAGTTCCAACAGCTTCTGGAGCGTCAGGTGCGCCCGGTTCAAGTGACCCTTACTACTTAGCAACAAGTGCCGCTAATCCAAACTTTGGTATGGGTCTATTCTATACTAATAGAGTCTTTTATGCAGGAATTTCGGTGCCATATATTCTGGAGAACGACATCATTCAGGATGTTGAAAGTGGACAGTTAACTACTGAGTCAGTAAAAAATACCCGAAACTATTATGTACATGGAGGAACCACTTTTCAGACGGATCCAAACTTCAAAATTTTAGCTTCAACACTCGTTCGATTTCAGGATGGTGCTCCACTAAGTTTTGATGTAAATGCATTGGGCGTAATCAAAGAAACTGTGGGCCTTGGAATGGGTTACCGTTTAGTTGAAGGCCTTATTTTTATGTTCGAGTTAAAAGTAAATGAAAACTTTCATGTAGGATATGCCTATGACAAAACAGTCTCTACCATCGGTAGAGTATCTAGTGGTTCCCATGAGATTATGCTCAACTACAGAATAAAGATTCAGAGATGGCATCAAGGCCTTGAATGCCCTTCTTACTTCTAA